The following are encoded together in the Ovis canadensis isolate MfBH-ARS-UI-01 breed Bighorn chromosome 2, ARS-UI_OviCan_v2, whole genome shotgun sequence genome:
- the ABCB6 gene encoding ATP-binding cassette sub-family B member 6: MVTVGNFCEAEGPAGPVWAKGGLSPCFFFTLVPSTLMALGALALVPAFPCRRPERPGGTDRVSWAAGPRVAPYVLQLLLATVQVALPLAGLVGRVGTAQGAPLPGYLFLASVLGTVASACGLAMLVIERSQALQKLAMGVWIKFRHSPGLLLLWTVSFAAENLALVSWNNPQWWWARANLSQQVQFSLWVLRYVVSGGLFVLGLWAPGLRPQSYTLRVNEEDQDVERSQVPSTEGPSRSTWRDLGRKLRLLSGYLWPRGSPALQFVVLICLGLMGLERGLNVLVPIFYRDIVNLLTQKAPWNSLVWTVIIYVFLKFLQGGGTGSTGFVTNLRTFLWIRVQQFTSRQVELRLFSHLHELSLRWHLGRRTGEVLRIVDRGTSSVTGLLSYLVFNIIPTLADIIIGIVYFSTFFNAWFGLIVFLCMGFYLALTIVVTEWRTKFRRAMNMQENATRARAVDSLLNFETVKYYNAESYEVERYREAIIKYQSLEWKSNASLVLLNQTQNLVIGLGLLAGSLLCAYFVTEQKLQVGDFVLFGTYIIQLYMPLNWFGTYYRMIQTNFIDMENMFDLLKEKTEVKDLPGAGPLRFQRGQIEFENVHFSYTDGRETLQDVSFTVMPGQTLALVGPSGAGKSTVLRLLFRFYDISSGCIRIDGQDVSQVTQTSLRSHIGVVPQDTVLFNDTIANNIRYGRITAGNDEVKAAAQAAGIHDTIMAFPEGYDTQVGERGLKLSGGEKQRVAIARTILKAPDIVLLDEATSALDTHNERAIQASLAKVCANRTTIVVAHRLSTVVSADQILVIKDGRIVERGRHEALLSRGGVYADMWQLQQQGQEVSEDTNSQAKA; encoded by the exons ATGGTGACTGTGGGCAACTTCTGTGAGGCCGAGGGACCCGCGGGTCCGGTCTGGGCGAAGGGTGGGCTCAGCCCCTGCTTCTTCTTCACGCTCGTGCCCTCGACTCTGATGGCCCTAGGAGCTCTGGCCTTGGTGCCGGCTTTTCCCTGCAGACGTCCCGAGCGGCCTGGTGGCACCGACAGGGTGTCTTGGGCGGCCGGCCCTCGCGTCGCTCCCTACGTGCTGCAGCTGCTTCTGGCCACAGTTCAGGTAGCGCTGCCCCTAGCTGGCCTCGTTGGCCGGGTGGGCACTGCCCAGGGTGCCCCACTACCAGGCTACCTTTTCCTGGCTTCTGTACTGGGGACAGTGGCCAGCGCCTGTGGTCTGGCGATGCTCGTGATAGAACGGAGCCAGGCACTGCAGAAGCTGGCAATGGGCGTCTGGATCAAGTTCAGGCacagcccgggtctcctgctccTCTGGACTGTGTCTTTTGCAGCCGAGAATTTGGCCCTGGTGTCTTGGAACAACCCACAATGGTGGTGGGCAAGGGCGAACTTGAGCCAGCAG GTTCAGTTTAGCCTGTGGGTGCTGCGGTATGTGGTCTCCGGAGGGCTTTTTGTCCTGGGGCTCTGGGCCCCTGGACTTCGACCGCAGTCTTACACCTTGCGGGTCAATGAAGAGGATCAAGATGTAGAGAGGAGCCAG GTTCCATCAACAGAGGGGCCATCGAGGTCTACCTGGCGAGATCTAGGCAGGAAGCTCCGCCTACTGAGTGGCTACCTGTGGCCTCGGGGGAGTCCAGCtctgcagtttgttgtgctcATCTGCCTGGGGCTCATGGGGTTGGAGCGGGGACTGAACGTGTTGGTACCCATCTTCTATAGGGACATAG TGAACTTGCTGACCCAGAAGGCACCTTGGAACTCCCTGGTCTGGACGGTCATCATCTATGTCTTCCTCAAGTTTCTCCAGGGGGGTGGCACTGGCAGTACAG GCTTCGTGACCAACTTGCGCACTTTCCTATGGATCCGGGTGCAGCAGTTCACCTCGAGGCAGGTGGAACTGCGCCTCTTCTCCCATCTGCACGAGCTTTCACTGCGCTGGCACCTGGGGCGCCGCACAGGGGAGGTGCTGCGGATCGTGGACCGGGGCACGTCCAGTGTCACGGGGCTGCTCAG CTACCTAGTATTCAACATCATCCCCACACTGGCCGACATCATCATTGGCATTGTCTACTTCAGCACGTTCTTCAATGCTTGGTTTGGCCTCATTGTGTTCCTGTGCATGGGTTTTTACCTTG CCCTGACCATTGTGGTCACTGAGTGGAGAACGAAGTTTCGACGGGCTATGAACATGCAGGAGAATGCTACCCGGGCCCGGGCTGTGGACTCTTTGCTAAACTTTGAGACG GTGAAGTATTACAATGCAGAGAGTTATGAAGTGGAACGCTATCGTGAGGCCATCATCAAATATCAG AGTTTAGAGTGGAAGTCAAATGCTTCACTGGTTCTACTAAATCAGACCCAGAACCTGGTGATTGGCCTTGGGCTCCTCGCCGGCTCCCTGCTTTGTGCCTACTTTGTCACTGAGCAGAAGCTACAG GTCGGGGACTTTGTGCTGTTTGGCACCTACATCATCCAGCTGTACATGCCTCTCAACTGGTTTGGCACCTACTACAG GATGATTCAGACCAACTTCATCGACATGGAGAACATGTTTGACCTGctgaaagagaagacagaa GTGAAGGACCTTCCCGGCGCAGGGCCCCTTCGTTTTCAGAGGGGTCAGATTGAGTTTGAAAACGTGCACTTCAGTTATACTGATGG GCGAGAGACCCTGCAGGATGTGTCCTTCACCGTGATGCCTGGACAGACACTGGCCCTG GTGGGCCCATCAGGAGCAGGGAAGAGCACAGTTTTGCGTCTGCTATTTCGCTTCTATGACATCAGTTCTGGCTGCATCCGAATAGATGGGCAGGATGTGTCACAG GTGACCCAGACCTCTCTCCGGTCTCACATTGGAGTCGTGCCCCAGGACACTGTCCTCTTCAACGACACCATTGCCAACAATATCCGCTACGGCCGCATCACAGCTGGGAACGACGAGGTGAAGGCTGCGGCTCAGGCTGCGGGCATCCACGACACCATCATGGCTTTCCCTGAAG GGTATGATACCCAGGTGGGCGAGCGGGGACTGAAGCTGAGTGGTGGGGAGAAACAGCGTGTCGCCATCGCTCGCACCATTCTGAAGGCTCCAGACATTGTTCTGCTGGATGAG GCAACGTCTGCGTTGGATACCCATAATGAGAGGGCcatccaggcttctctggccaaaGTCTGTGCCAACCGCACCACCATCGTGGTGGCACACAG GCTCTCTACGGTGGTCAGTGCTGACCAGATCCTCGTCATCAAGGATGGCCGCATTGTGGAGCGAGGACG GCATGAGGCTCTGTTGTCCCGAGGTGGGGTGTATGCTGACATGTGGCAGCTACAGCAGCAGGGACAAGAAGTCTCTGAAGACACCAATTCCCAGGCTAAGGCATGA
- the ATG9A gene encoding autophagy-related protein 9A isoform X1: MAQFDTEYQRLEASYSDSPPGEEDLLVHVPEGSKSPWHHIENLDLFFSRVYNLHQKNGFTCMLIGEIFELMQFLFVVAFTTFLVSCVDYDILFANKMVNHSLHPTEPVKVTLPDAFLPAQVCSARIQENGSLITILVIAGVFWVHRLIKFIYNICCYWEIHSFYLHALRIPMSALPYCTWQEVQARIVQTQKEHQICIHKRELTELDIYHRILRFQNYMVALVNKSLLPLRFRLPGLGEVVFFTRGLKYNFELILFWGPGSLFLNEWSLKAEYKRGGQRLELAQRLSNRILWIGIANFLLCPLILIWQILYAFFSYAEVLKREPGALGARCWSLYGRCYLRHFNELEHELQSRLNRGYKPASKYMNCFLSPLLTLLAKNCAFFAGSILAVLIALTIYDEDVLAVEHVLTTVTLLGVTVTVCRSFIPDQHMVFCPEQLLRVILAHIHYMPDHWQGNAHRSQTRDEFAQLFQYKAVFILEELLSPIVTPLILIFCLRPRALEIIDFFRNFTVEVVGVGDTCSFAQMDVRQHGHPQWLSGGQTEASVYQQAEDGKTELSLMHFAITNPGWQPPRESTAFLGFLKEQVQRDGAAAGLAQGGLLPENALFTSIQSLQSESEPLSLIANVVAGSSCRGPPLPRDLQGSRHRAEVASALRSFSPLQPGQAPTGRAPSTMTGSGVDARTASSGSSVWEGQLQSLVLSEYASTEMSLHALYMHQLHKQQAQAEPERHVWHRRESDESGESAPEEGGEGARAAQPIPRSASYPCAAPRPGAPETTALHGGFQRRYGGITDPGTVPRAPSHFSRLPLGGWAEDGQSASRHPEPVPEEGSEDELPPQVHKV, translated from the exons ATGGCGCAGTTTGACACTGAATACCAGCGCCTAGAGGCCTCCTACAGCGATTCACCCCCTGGAGAGGAGGACCTGTTGGTGCATGTTCCTGAGGGGAGCAAGT CACCTTGGCACCACATCGAAAATCTTGACCTCTTCTTCTCTCGA GTTTATAATCTACACCAGAAGAATGGTTTCACTTGTATGCTCATCGGGGAGATCTTTGAGCTCAT GCAGTTCCTCTTTGTGGTTGCCTTCACCACCTTCCTGGTCAGCTGTGTGGACTACGACATCCTATTCGCCAACAAGATGGTGAACCACAGTCTTCACCCGACCGAGCCCGTCAAGGTCACTCTGCCAGATGCCTTTCTGCCTGCCCAAGTCTGTAGTGCCAG GATTCAGGAAAATGGCTCCCTTATCACCATCCTGGTCATCGCTGGTGTCTTCTGGGTCCACCGGCTCATCAAGTTTATCTATAACATTTGCTGCTACTGGGAGATCCACTCCTTCTACCTGCATGCTCTGCGCATCCCCATG tcGGCACTTCCATACTGCACGTGGCAAGAAGTGCAGGCCCGGATCGTGCAGACCCAGAAGGAGCACCAGATCTGCATCCACAAGCGTGAGTTGACAGAGCTGGACATCTACCACCGCATCCTCCGGTTCCAGAACTACATGGTGGCGCTGGTGAACAAGTCCCTCCTGCCCCTGCGCTTTCGCCTGCCCGGTCTCGGGGAGGTTGTCTTCTTCACCCGGGGCCTCAAGTACAACTTCGAGCTGATCCTCTTCTGGGGACCAGGCTCTCTCTTTCTCAACGAATGGAGCCTCAAGGCTGAGTACAAACGTGGGGGGCAACGGCTGGAGCTGGCCCAGCGCCTCAGCAACCGTATCCTGTGGATCGGCATTGCCAACTTCCTGCTGTGCCCCCTCATCCTCATCTGGCAGATCCTCTACGCCTTCTTCAGTTACGCCGAGGTGCTTAAGCGGGAACCAGGTGCCCTGGGTGCGCGCTGCTGGTCGCTCTACGGCCGCTGCTACCTCCGCCACTTCAATGAGCTGGAGCATGAGCTGCAGTCCCGCCTCAACCGAGGCTACAAGCCTGCGTCCAAGTACATGAATTGCTTCTTGTCACCGCTGCTGACACTGCTGGCCAAGAACTGCGCCTTCTTCGCTGGCTCCATCCTGGCCGTGCTTATTGCCCTCACCATCTATGATGAAGACGTGCTGGCTGTGGAACACGTCCTCACCACCGTCACACTCCTGGGGGTCACCGTGACCGTGTGCAG GTCCTTTATCCCGGACCAGCACATGGTGTTCTGCCCTGAGCAGCTGCTCCGCGTGATCCTCGCTCACATCCACTACATGCCTGACCACTGGCAGGGTAATGCCCACCGCTCGCAGACCCGGGACGAGTTTGCCCAGCTCTTCCAGTACAAGGCA GTGTTCATCCTGGAGGAGTTACTGAGCCCCATTGTCACACCTCTCATCCTCATCTTCTGCCTGCGCCCACGGGCCCTGGAGATTATAGACTTCTTCCGCAATTTCACCGTGGAGGTTGTTGGTGTTGGAGACACCTGCTCCTTCGCTCAGATGGATGTTCGCCAGCATGGGCATCCCCAG TGGCTGTCCGGTGGGCAGACGGAGGCCTCAGTGTACCAGCAGGCCGAGGATGGGAAGACAGAGTTGTCACTCATGCACTTTGCCATCACCAACCCTGGCTGGCAGCCACCACGTGAGAGCACGGCCTTCCTAGGTTTCCTCAAGGAGCAAGTTCAGCGGGACGGAGCAGCTGCTGGCCTTGCCCAAGGGGGTCTGCTCCCGGAAAATGCTCTCTTTACGTCCATCCAGTCCTTACAATCCGAGTCTGAG CCACTGAGCCTTATTGCAAACGTGGTAGCTGGCTCATCCTGCCGGGGTCCCCCACTGCCTAGAGACCTGCAGGGCTCCAGGCACAGGGCTGAAGTCGCCTCTGCTCTGCGCTCCTTCTCACCTCTGCAGCCTGGTCAGGCTCCCACGGGCCGGGCTCCCAGCACCATGACAGGCTCTGG GGTGGATGCCAGGACAGCCAGCTCCGGGAGCAGTGTGTGGGAAGGCCAGCTGCAGAGCCTGGTGCTGTCAGAATATGCATCCACTGAGATGAGCCTACATGCCCTCTACATGCACCAG CTCCACAAGCAGCAGGCCCAGGCTGAACCTGAACGGCATGTGTGGCACCGCCGGGAGAGTGATGAGAGTGGGGAGAGTGCCCCTGAAGAGGGGGGCGAGGGGGCCCGGGCCGCCCAGCCTATCCCCCGCTCTGCCAGCTATCCCTGTGCTGCACCCCGGCCTGGAGCTCCTGAGACTACTGCCCTGCATGGGGGCTTCCAGAGGCGTTATGGAGGCATCACAG ATCCTGGCACAGTGCCCCGGGCTCCCTCTCACTTCTCTCGGCTGCCCCTGGGAGGATGGGCTGAAGATGGGCAGTCAGCATCAAGGCACCCGGAGCCTGTGCCCGAAGAGGGCTCAGAGGATGAGCTCCCCCCTCAAGTGCACAAG GTATAG
- the ATG9A gene encoding autophagy-related protein 9A isoform X2, with translation MVNHSLHPTEPVKVTLPDAFLPAQVCSARIQENGSLITILVIAGVFWVHRLIKFIYNICCYWEIHSFYLHALRIPMSALPYCTWQEVQARIVQTQKEHQICIHKRELTELDIYHRILRFQNYMVALVNKSLLPLRFRLPGLGEVVFFTRGLKYNFELILFWGPGSLFLNEWSLKAEYKRGGQRLELAQRLSNRILWIGIANFLLCPLILIWQILYAFFSYAEVLKREPGALGARCWSLYGRCYLRHFNELEHELQSRLNRGYKPASKYMNCFLSPLLTLLAKNCAFFAGSILAVLIALTIYDEDVLAVEHVLTTVTLLGVTVTVCRSFIPDQHMVFCPEQLLRVILAHIHYMPDHWQGNAHRSQTRDEFAQLFQYKAVFILEELLSPIVTPLILIFCLRPRALEIIDFFRNFTVEVVGVGDTCSFAQMDVRQHGHPQWLSGGQTEASVYQQAEDGKTELSLMHFAITNPGWQPPRESTAFLGFLKEQVQRDGAAAGLAQGGLLPENALFTSIQSLQSESEPLSLIANVVAGSSCRGPPLPRDLQGSRHRAEVASALRSFSPLQPGQAPTGRAPSTMTGSGVDARTASSGSSVWEGQLQSLVLSEYASTEMSLHALYMHQLHKQQAQAEPERHVWHRRESDESGESAPEEGGEGARAAQPIPRSASYPCAAPRPGAPETTALHGGFQRRYGGITDPGTVPRAPSHFSRLPLGGWAEDGQSASRHPEPVPEEGSEDELPPQVHKV, from the exons ATGGTGAACCACAGTCTTCACCCGACCGAGCCCGTCAAGGTCACTCTGCCAGATGCCTTTCTGCCTGCCCAAGTCTGTAGTGCCAG GATTCAGGAAAATGGCTCCCTTATCACCATCCTGGTCATCGCTGGTGTCTTCTGGGTCCACCGGCTCATCAAGTTTATCTATAACATTTGCTGCTACTGGGAGATCCACTCCTTCTACCTGCATGCTCTGCGCATCCCCATG tcGGCACTTCCATACTGCACGTGGCAAGAAGTGCAGGCCCGGATCGTGCAGACCCAGAAGGAGCACCAGATCTGCATCCACAAGCGTGAGTTGACAGAGCTGGACATCTACCACCGCATCCTCCGGTTCCAGAACTACATGGTGGCGCTGGTGAACAAGTCCCTCCTGCCCCTGCGCTTTCGCCTGCCCGGTCTCGGGGAGGTTGTCTTCTTCACCCGGGGCCTCAAGTACAACTTCGAGCTGATCCTCTTCTGGGGACCAGGCTCTCTCTTTCTCAACGAATGGAGCCTCAAGGCTGAGTACAAACGTGGGGGGCAACGGCTGGAGCTGGCCCAGCGCCTCAGCAACCGTATCCTGTGGATCGGCATTGCCAACTTCCTGCTGTGCCCCCTCATCCTCATCTGGCAGATCCTCTACGCCTTCTTCAGTTACGCCGAGGTGCTTAAGCGGGAACCAGGTGCCCTGGGTGCGCGCTGCTGGTCGCTCTACGGCCGCTGCTACCTCCGCCACTTCAATGAGCTGGAGCATGAGCTGCAGTCCCGCCTCAACCGAGGCTACAAGCCTGCGTCCAAGTACATGAATTGCTTCTTGTCACCGCTGCTGACACTGCTGGCCAAGAACTGCGCCTTCTTCGCTGGCTCCATCCTGGCCGTGCTTATTGCCCTCACCATCTATGATGAAGACGTGCTGGCTGTGGAACACGTCCTCACCACCGTCACACTCCTGGGGGTCACCGTGACCGTGTGCAG GTCCTTTATCCCGGACCAGCACATGGTGTTCTGCCCTGAGCAGCTGCTCCGCGTGATCCTCGCTCACATCCACTACATGCCTGACCACTGGCAGGGTAATGCCCACCGCTCGCAGACCCGGGACGAGTTTGCCCAGCTCTTCCAGTACAAGGCA GTGTTCATCCTGGAGGAGTTACTGAGCCCCATTGTCACACCTCTCATCCTCATCTTCTGCCTGCGCCCACGGGCCCTGGAGATTATAGACTTCTTCCGCAATTTCACCGTGGAGGTTGTTGGTGTTGGAGACACCTGCTCCTTCGCTCAGATGGATGTTCGCCAGCATGGGCATCCCCAG TGGCTGTCCGGTGGGCAGACGGAGGCCTCAGTGTACCAGCAGGCCGAGGATGGGAAGACAGAGTTGTCACTCATGCACTTTGCCATCACCAACCCTGGCTGGCAGCCACCACGTGAGAGCACGGCCTTCCTAGGTTTCCTCAAGGAGCAAGTTCAGCGGGACGGAGCAGCTGCTGGCCTTGCCCAAGGGGGTCTGCTCCCGGAAAATGCTCTCTTTACGTCCATCCAGTCCTTACAATCCGAGTCTGAG CCACTGAGCCTTATTGCAAACGTGGTAGCTGGCTCATCCTGCCGGGGTCCCCCACTGCCTAGAGACCTGCAGGGCTCCAGGCACAGGGCTGAAGTCGCCTCTGCTCTGCGCTCCTTCTCACCTCTGCAGCCTGGTCAGGCTCCCACGGGCCGGGCTCCCAGCACCATGACAGGCTCTGG GGTGGATGCCAGGACAGCCAGCTCCGGGAGCAGTGTGTGGGAAGGCCAGCTGCAGAGCCTGGTGCTGTCAGAATATGCATCCACTGAGATGAGCCTACATGCCCTCTACATGCACCAG CTCCACAAGCAGCAGGCCCAGGCTGAACCTGAACGGCATGTGTGGCACCGCCGGGAGAGTGATGAGAGTGGGGAGAGTGCCCCTGAAGAGGGGGGCGAGGGGGCCCGGGCCGCCCAGCCTATCCCCCGCTCTGCCAGCTATCCCTGTGCTGCACCCCGGCCTGGAGCTCCTGAGACTACTGCCCTGCATGGGGGCTTCCAGAGGCGTTATGGAGGCATCACAG ATCCTGGCACAGTGCCCCGGGCTCCCTCTCACTTCTCTCGGCTGCCCCTGGGAGGATGGGCTGAAGATGGGCAGTCAGCATCAAGGCACCCGGAGCCTGTGCCCGAAGAGGGCTCAGAGGATGAGCTCCCCCCTCAAGTGCACAAG GTATAG
- the ANKZF1 gene encoding tRNA endonuclease ANKZF1, producing the protein MSPAPAAAQAPVSVSLFDLSTDAPVLQGLRLVSHFPEEALAQSLQTSCPGSEERISPEGRPFQGPLDISEKLFCSTCDQVFQNHQEQREHYKLDWHRFNLKQRLKDKPLLSALDFEKQSSTGDLSSISGSEDSDSDSEEDLQILDEERADFDKPARPRGFHPHRVLFQNAQGQFLYAYRCVLGPRQVPLEEPELLLQNLQSGGPRDCVVLMAAAGHFAGAIFQGREVLTHKTFHRYTVRAKRGTAQGLRDARGAAAHSAGASLRRYNEAALYKEVRDLLAGPDWAKALEEAGTILLRAPRSSRSLFFGGREAPLRRGDPRLWDIPLATRRPTFQELQRVLHKLTTLYVHGEDPRETSRLDLPQTHRKRVRERKVIEEERKVPSDENEALGQNKEAPKQGSESEGEAGSQVELEVVEVTLGTLDLREFEVFPKQRRRKRNKRERKQDLESGAQMTLSQQPKEDEALSGSAPLRPPWDEATSPCQSELWDVLLAACRAGDVGMLKDRLTASPLDPGVLPLLSAPLGSGGFTLLHAAAAAGRGSVVRLLLEAGADPTVQDSRARPPYTVAADRLTRNEFRRFMEKNPDACDYSKAQVPGPLTAEMEARQATRRREQKAARRHREEQQRKRQEQEKQEQEEQRRFAALSDREKRALAAERRLAAQLGAPNPQTPDPAVTVSNIPRCWSCGMSLQGLVPFHYLDFSFCSTHCLRDHRSQAGKPSS; encoded by the exons ATGTCGCCGGCTCCAGCTGCAGCCCAGGCTCCTGTATCGGTCTCCCTGTTTGACCTCAGCACGGATGCTCCGGTTCTTCAGGGCCTGCGCCTGGTGAGCCACTTTCCCGAGGAGGCCTTGGCCCAGTCTCTGCAGACTTCCTGTCCAG GTTCAGAGGAGCGAATAAGCCCAGAAGGAAGACCATTCCAGGGTCCTCTGGATATTTCAGAGAAGTTGTTTTGTTCAACCTGTGACCAGGTCTTCCAGAACCACCAGGAACAG AGGGAACATTACAAGCTTGACTGGCATCGGTTTAACCTAAAGCAGCGTCTCAAGGACAAGCCTCTCCTGTCTGCCctggattttgaaaagcagagttcCACAG GTGATCTTTCCAGCATCTCAGGATCAGAAGACTCAGACTCAGACAGTGAGGAGGACCTGCAGATACTGGATGAGGAGAGGGCTGACTTTGACAAGCCTGCGCGACCCCGAGGCTTCCACCCACATCGGGTTCTTTTCCAAAATGCCCAGGGCCAGTTTCTTTATGCCTATCGCTGTGTCCTAGGCCCTCGCCAG GTGCCCCTTGAAGAACCAGAACTGCTGCTTCAGAACCTGCAGAGTGGAGGTCCCAGGGACTGTGTGGTGCTCATGGCTGCTGCTGGGCACTTTGCTGGTGCCATTTTCCAAGG ACGAGAAGTGTTGACACACAAAACCTTTCACCGCTACACAGTGCGGGCCAAGCGGGGCACAGCCCAGGGGCTTCGGGATGCCCGGGGTGCAGCTGCTCACTCTGCCGGGGCCAGTCTGAGGCGCTACAATGAAGCTGCACTCTATAAG GAAGTTCGTGACCTGCTGGCAGGGCCAGACTGGGCTAAGGCACTGGAGGAGGCTGGGACAATACTGCTGCGTGCCCCCCGCTCTAGCCGGTCCTTGTTCTTCGGGGGCCGTGAGGCTCCCCTGCGCCGGGGAGATCCCCGACTTTGGGATATCCCCCTCGCTACCCGAAGACCCACCTTTCAGGAGCTACAGCGTGTACTCCATAAGCTGACCACGTTATACGTCCATG GAGAAGACCCCCGGGAGACAAGCAGGTTGGATTTACCTCAGACACACAggaagagagtgagagaaaggaaggttatcgaggaagaaagaaaggtccCCAGTGATGAAAATGAGGCACTTGGGCAGAACAAGGAAGCTCCCAAACAGG GATCAGAGTCAGAGGGAGAGGCTGGCTCCCAGGTAGAGTTGGAAGTAGTAGAGGTGACACTGGGAACGCTGGATCTTCGTGAGTTTGAGGTATTTCCCAagcaaaggaggagaaaaaggaataagagggagagaaagcaagACCTGGAGTCTGGGGCACAAATGACTCTTTCCCAGCAACCAAAGGAAGATGAGGCCCTTTCAGGGTCAGCCCCCTTGCGGCCTCCCTGGGATGAGGCCACGTCCCCCTGTCAGTCGGAGCTCTGGGATGTGCTTCTAGCTGCTTGCCGAGCTGGAGATGTGGGGATGCTGAAGGACCGACTCACTGCCAGCCCCCTAGACCCTGGAGTTCTGCCTCTGCTCAGTGCCCCCTTGGGCTCTGGTGGCTTCACTCTTCTGCACGCAGCGGCCGCAGCTGGGAGAGGCTCAGTGGTTCGCCTGCTGCTGGAGGCAGGTGCGGACCCCACTGTGCA GGATTCCCGAGCTCGGCCACCGTATACAGTTGCAGCTGACAGATTGACACGCAATGAGTTCCGGAGGTTCATGGAGAAGAATCCAGATGCTTGTGATTACAGCAAAGCTCAG GTGCCAGGGCCGCTAACAGCAGAAATGGAGGCACGGCAGGCCACTCGGAGAAGGGAGCAGAAGGCAGCCCGGCGGCACCGGGAGGAACAGCAGCGGAAGCGGCAGGAGCAGGAAAAGCAGGAGCAAGAAGAGCAGCGGCGATTTGCTGCCCTCAGCGACCGGGAGAAG AGAGCTCTGGCTGCAGAGCGCAGACTAGCTGCCCAGTTGGGAGCCCCCAACCCTCAGACCCCCGACCCTGCCGTCACCGTCAGCAATATTCC ACGCTGCTGGAGTTGTGGGATGTCTCTCCAAGGCCTTGTTCCTTTTCACTACCTTGACTTCTCTTTCTGCTCCACACACTGCCTCCGGGATCATCGCAGTCAGgctgggaagccctcttcctgA